The following proteins come from a genomic window of Shewanella halifaxensis HAW-EB4:
- the ushA gene encoding bifunctional UDP-sugar hydrolase/5'-nucleotidase UshA gives MKSQFIKCLITTAVLTALTACGSDNDGPLQEICEEHNCTKFTVLHTNDNHGRFWENKHGEYGMAARKALVDQIRAEVTENGGQTLLFSGGDINTGVPESDMQDAEPDFFGMNLIGYDAMAVGNHEFDNALEVMDKQRRSSDFPWLAANIYKTELDENNAEQLVRYFDAYKIFDVNGLKIAVIGLITKDTETIGNPDYIEGFVFTDPKDEIKKVIAEIKEANAADIIFAATHMGHYADGQSGDSAPGDVAMARALEKGQLQAVFGGHTSNPVCMEAGTNNYADFQPGDACLPDQQNGTYIMNAEKWGKYVARADFEVVSGEVRLVSYNLIPVNLKVKDENGNRVLVGKEIKPDLYVKALLHPYQAKGDELLGEKVATTEAELSSKGSNEMQNQLGHLIGESHRLSVGSGADFAVMNAGGIRAPFEAGDITYRDVLTVQPFSNSITINTMTGKEVNDYLNVIASIQEGDGGYAQLRGVEMVVDCEAKTVDISKLGGKTFSPTDTYSFTVPSYSASGGDGYPKLTNAIDTGIDDALALKAHLEAIKHVAASDYQPVAGDIQYTNSESVSACKTTK, from the coding sequence TTGAAGAGTCAATTTATTAAATGTTTGATTACCACAGCCGTTCTTACTGCATTAACGGCATGTGGGAGTGATAATGATGGACCGCTACAGGAGATCTGTGAAGAGCATAATTGTACAAAGTTTACAGTGCTTCATACTAATGATAACCATGGTCGCTTCTGGGAAAATAAACATGGCGAGTATGGCATGGCAGCTCGTAAGGCCTTAGTGGATCAGATCCGCGCAGAGGTTACTGAAAATGGCGGACAAACTCTGCTTTTTTCTGGCGGAGATATCAATACAGGTGTACCTGAATCGGATATGCAAGATGCTGAGCCGGACTTTTTCGGCATGAACTTAATCGGTTATGATGCGATGGCAGTCGGTAACCATGAGTTTGATAACGCGCTTGAGGTCATGGATAAGCAGCGCCGCTCATCAGATTTCCCTTGGCTTGCAGCAAACATCTATAAGACAGAGCTTGATGAAAACAACGCAGAACAGCTTGTTCGTTATTTCGATGCCTATAAAATTTTCGATGTTAATGGTCTTAAAATTGCGGTTATCGGTCTAATCACTAAAGATACCGAAACCATTGGTAACCCTGATTACATTGAAGGCTTTGTGTTTACCGATCCCAAAGATGAGATCAAAAAAGTTATCGCCGAGATCAAAGAAGCCAATGCTGCCGATATCATCTTTGCGGCCACCCATATGGGCCACTACGCCGATGGACAAAGTGGTGATAGCGCTCCAGGCGATGTCGCTATGGCTCGCGCATTAGAGAAAGGTCAGCTTCAGGCGGTATTTGGTGGTCACACATCAAATCCAGTATGTATGGAAGCGGGTACCAACAACTATGCTGACTTCCAACCGGGAGATGCTTGCCTACCTGATCAGCAAAATGGCACTTACATCATGAATGCTGAAAAGTGGGGTAAGTATGTTGCTCGCGCCGACTTTGAAGTGGTTAGCGGTGAAGTACGTCTAGTCAGTTACAACCTGATCCCTGTAAACCTTAAGGTTAAAGATGAGAATGGTAACCGCGTACTCGTTGGCAAAGAGATCAAGCCCGATCTTTATGTAAAAGCCCTATTACACCCATATCAAGCTAAGGGCGATGAGCTATTAGGAGAGAAGGTCGCGACCACAGAAGCCGAGCTATCAAGTAAAGGCAGTAATGAGATGCAAAACCAATTAGGTCATCTTATTGGTGAGTCACATCGTCTAAGTGTGGGCAGTGGTGCTGACTTTGCGGTTATGAATGCTGGTGGCATCCGCGCTCCTTTTGAAGCGGGTGATATCACTTACCGTGACGTTCTTACCGTCCAGCCATTTTCTAACAGCATCACTATAAATACCATGACAGGTAAGGAGGTCAATGACTACCTCAACGTTATCGCATCAATCCAAGAAGGTGATGGCGGTTATGCTCAGCTAAGAGGCGTAGAGATGGTCGTTGATTGTGAAGCCAAAACGGTTGATATTTCTAAGCTAGGTGGTAAAACATTCAGCCCAACAGATACCTATAGCTTCACAGTACCTAGCTACAGTGCTTCTGGTGGTGACGGTTACCCAAAACTGACTAATGCTATCGATACTGGCATTGATGACGCGTTAGCGCTTAAAGCTCACCTTGAAGCGATTAAGCATGTTGCTGCAAGTGACTATCAGCCCGTTGCAGGTGATATTCAGTACACCAACTCAGAAAGCGTATCAGCTTGTAAAACGACTAAGTAA